A part of Melittangium boletus DSM 14713 genomic DNA contains:
- a CDS encoding sigma-54-dependent transcriptional regulator: protein MSEEPPNLLATLIVEQSFEGAAARVLRSMLETAERTLAASGFAESGRILRGALHLRPEASYRRLAILERTPEPGQDSLWQELDTTTGTLSPSLLASATAWRSVVEHRRAIAIDVNLGLIRPCEAPQEQQRLATPRHGFSTEGSRQRFLERQVTHVCVLPLRSPGGNIEGMVSLEAKCPAAMGREFIWSQCAKTLQFLADVSAPYLLHLPSRPVATPPEDPLLPVVGATLSGMLPMLRIFAAQDETLLLSGATGVGKSRLAHWCHAQSAQRTGPFEVLELLNVPEELQMAELFGWRKGAFTHALRDTQGSIARAEGGTLFIDEIDKLSLRAQAGLLQVLERRTYRVLGDSGSERRANVRFIIGTNVDLRAAVREGRFREDLFYRIHVLPILLSPLDERRDEIPLWARYMLQRRHRESKSEGRAVLTNEAEQLLSSRSWPGNLRQLDNVLRRAYTLALVGQATSPNMELQGRHVIQALSYEEPSERRPLTEQLLSAAAAFVTEAQRPQSRALDLDMTEAFRGIVLAVAARRLGREEAYRLLGKEQVVKSRNHQRMLRRELEKVASLYEALGSQGFPFSDLLDAEPETKR from the coding sequence GTGAGCGAAGAACCCCCGAATCTCCTGGCCACCCTCATCGTTGAGCAGTCCTTCGAGGGAGCGGCCGCCAGGGTGCTGCGCTCCATGCTGGAAACGGCTGAAAGGACACTCGCGGCCAGCGGCTTCGCTGAAAGTGGCAGGATTCTTCGGGGTGCATTGCACCTCCGGCCCGAGGCGAGCTATCGCCGTCTGGCCATCCTCGAACGCACCCCGGAGCCAGGGCAAGACTCCCTCTGGCAAGAGCTGGATACAACCACCGGGACGCTATCCCCTTCGCTGCTGGCTTCCGCGACCGCCTGGCGCTCCGTCGTCGAGCATCGCCGGGCCATTGCCATCGACGTCAACCTCGGCCTGATCCGGCCCTGCGAGGCTCCTCAGGAGCAGCAGCGCCTGGCCACTCCAAGACATGGGTTTTCCACCGAGGGAAGCCGGCAGCGGTTCCTCGAGCGCCAGGTGACCCACGTCTGCGTGCTCCCCTTGAGATCCCCGGGAGGAAATATCGAGGGGATGGTTTCGCTTGAGGCGAAGTGCCCGGCGGCCATGGGCCGGGAGTTCATCTGGTCCCAGTGCGCCAAGACCCTGCAGTTCCTGGCGGATGTTTCGGCTCCCTACCTGCTCCACCTCCCCTCCCGCCCCGTTGCCACACCTCCGGAGGATCCGCTCCTGCCCGTGGTGGGAGCCACCCTGTCTGGCATGTTGCCCATGCTGCGCATCTTCGCCGCTCAGGACGAGACGCTCCTGCTGTCTGGCGCCACGGGCGTGGGCAAGTCCCGCCTGGCGCACTGGTGCCATGCCCAGTCGGCCCAGAGGACGGGCCCCTTCGAAGTGCTGGAGCTGCTCAATGTCCCCGAGGAGTTGCAGATGGCGGAGCTCTTCGGCTGGCGTAAGGGGGCCTTCACCCACGCCCTGCGGGACACCCAGGGGAGCATCGCACGCGCCGAGGGGGGGACACTCTTCATCGACGAGATCGACAAGCTCTCGCTTCGCGCCCAGGCCGGGCTGCTCCAGGTGCTTGAGCGTCGCACCTACCGCGTGCTGGGGGACAGCGGAAGCGAGCGCCGGGCCAATGTCCGGTTCATCATCGGCACCAATGTGGATCTGCGCGCCGCCGTTCGAGAAGGCCGCTTCCGCGAAGATCTCTTCTACCGTATCCATGTGCTCCCCATCCTTCTTTCTCCACTCGATGAGCGGCGAGATGAGATCCCGCTCTGGGCGCGCTACATGCTTCAGCGGCGGCACCGTGAGAGCAAATCAGAGGGGCGGGCAGTTCTGACAAACGAGGCTGAGCAGCTCCTGAGCTCACGCAGCTGGCCAGGCAACCTCCGGCAGCTCGACAATGTACTCCGTCGCGCCTACACCCTGGCGCTGGTGGGACAGGCCACCTCGCCCAATATGGAACTCCAGGGCCGTCACGTCATCCAGGCGCTCAGCTACGAGGAGCCCTCCGAGCGGCGGCCACTCACGGAGCAACTCCTCTCAGCCGCCGCTGCTTTCGTCACCGAGGCGCAGCGCCCCCAGTCCCGCGCGCTCGATCTGGATATGACCGAGGCCTTTCGGGGAATCGTGCTCGCGGTCGCTGCTCGCAGACTCGGTAGGGAAGAGGCGTACCGACTCCTGGGCAAGGAGCAGGTGGTGAAGAGCCGCAACCACCAGCGCATGCTTCGCCGCGAGCTGGAAAAAGTCGCCTCGCTCTACGAGGCACTGGGCTCGCAGGGCTTCCCTTTCTCTGATCTGCTCGACGCGGAGCCAGAGACGAAGCGGTAG
- a CDS encoding aminoglycoside phosphotransferase family protein → MGDLVLDIPEPVRLKALAEGPAGEAWLARLAGVVTDLTAEWELSLGRTLTGGTAAFVAEVTRADGREAVLKVARPGQASAASELQVLLAARGRGYVEVLRHDQARGAMLLERLGSPMAELGWSVDTQLEFLCATLQEAWAPLHEGSSFMNGAEKARSLAEFIETTWHELEHPCPERTVEVALRYAEERHRSFDPTRAVLSHGDAHPWNTLRVPGAGPERFKFVDPEGLFIERAYDLGILMREWTPELLLGDPRELGDRRCRRLAELTGIDPGPIWQWGLIERVSTGLVCLKVGLEGGRDLLAVADAWADGASR, encoded by the coding sequence GTGGGAGACCTCGTGCTGGACATCCCCGAGCCCGTGCGGCTCAAGGCGCTCGCGGAAGGACCGGCGGGAGAGGCCTGGCTCGCGAGGCTCGCGGGCGTTGTCACCGACCTGACAGCCGAATGGGAGCTGTCGCTCGGCCGAACGCTGACGGGAGGAACGGCGGCCTTCGTGGCGGAAGTCACGCGGGCGGACGGTCGCGAAGCGGTGCTGAAGGTGGCCCGTCCGGGACAGGCCTCGGCCGCGAGTGAACTCCAGGTCTTGCTGGCCGCGCGGGGCCGTGGCTACGTCGAGGTCCTCCGACATGATCAGGCGCGGGGCGCGATGTTGCTGGAGCGGCTCGGCTCTCCGATGGCCGAGCTCGGGTGGTCGGTGGACACCCAACTCGAGTTCCTCTGCGCAACCCTCCAGGAGGCCTGGGCGCCACTGCATGAAGGGTCATCCTTCATGAACGGCGCCGAGAAAGCGCGAAGTCTGGCCGAGTTCATCGAGACGACCTGGCACGAACTGGAGCACCCTTGCCCGGAGCGGACCGTGGAGGTGGCGCTCCGCTACGCCGAAGAGCGCCACCGGAGCTTCGATCCGACGCGGGCCGTGCTGTCCCATGGCGACGCCCATCCCTGGAACACGCTGCGCGTCCCCGGCGCGGGGCCGGAACGCTTCAAGTTCGTCGATCCCGAGGGCCTCTTCATCGAGCGGGCCTATGACCTCGGCATCCTCATGCGAGAGTGGACTCCCGAGTTGTTGCTCGGCGATCCGCGGGAGCTGGGCGACCGTCGCTGCCGCCGCCTCGCCGAGCTGACCGGCATCGACCCTGGACCCATCTGGCAATGGGGTTTGATCGAGCGGGTCTCCACGGGGTTGGTGTGTCTGAAGGTCGGCCTGGAAGGAGGTCGCGACCTGCTCGCCGTCGCCGATGCCTGGGCGGACGGGGCCTCGCGGTAG
- a CDS encoding TOMM system kinase/cyclase fusion protein, which produces MKNISSSLVSPGTVFQQRYEILSILGEGGFGQIHRARQLVTGQEVAVKVLRQWQNESAPAVARFKREMRLCAQLHHPHIVRLIDSGSTSEGLLYTVFELVPGQTLAEVLAAQGALGPWDAVQLMMQVLDALACAHGHGIVHRDLTPQNIMVTATGVLRHARVLDFGLGTLLPEGNQETKTPVTLSREGLGTPAYAAPEQLRGDPASPCSDLYSWGLIFLECLTGQPVIKGHTLQEVLYKQLGPDPLSLPPELEENWLGRLLQRVLVKEARERNVTAPELLRQLEAGLREGRLGGAAAGPVRTEPMADSHGELRQVTAVCCGLAVPGEGSEVLDVEELDQLLRAQYEACVEVAGRFGGSVGGALGDRVLIYFGLPHAAEDDARRAARAALEMAAEVEQRGVGLAASQGPRLALRVGLHTGLVIYREPQTDALGRMVQVGQTPREAALLEAMAEPGTILVSAHTAPLLREHYLLGPATLSGRIPGAHGPGISRLYGALQAESVTPGREERPLFGRAGELELLQQRWIQVRQGQGQTLLIIGEPGMGKSRLVRELMRQAGKTPHLLLECRCAPENRQSALRPVVELLERLLGIQRNWSAERSLGALEALLSRYGFNLAQTMPLFAPLLNLPLGARHPPLEVSPQRHKELTFNALISLFFEMTTEHPVLLLMEDLHWSDPTTLELVGHLSEELAPTNLLLVLTARPEFSAPWQTSRFLQLRLNRLEPREVERMVAGLAGSMTLPREVIEQVASRADGVPLFVEQLTRVMLDDWPAQGQGAPTREPEPAIPTTLRDLLMSRLDRLGPARETAQYAAALGREFSYEMLRAVSAREETALKRELAILMETDLVQRRRGARGMTYLFKHALIQDAAYASILKSRRREMHKTIARTLEERFPEVVESRPELLARHHEEAGHAEKAAHALHQAGQKAMQRAAYPEAISSLMHAIKLASTLSEPRARDRMELELRATMSGALIVTGGYCSKDLEANCLRARELCSHLGKPPELVPVLYTLMVVHLTASQLAPTLVYARELLEAARTHPTPLNEITSAHGHGLVLFYSGRLEEARAEFHRSTQLYSPELHDVLVRTYGDDHGLHSLAHLEWLYALTGEIGKARAFIARTLAQAEQQSDPLAQALARTFASITHRLLREHEKVRELNERTIPMCAEQGFPFWLAMVRQSQGWAVAMQGQVDEGIREIEQGSAFFEAIQFKMRAWHLSNLVDIHMASGDYERGLTRVEEAIHLAETYVESFYLPELFRQKGELLRARGEPDTQVMEWFERALAKARESKAAFFELRAAKSMARLLEQQDSRARARELLSTAMAKIHGGDDTVDYREAAQLLERLSAA; this is translated from the coding sequence ATGAAGAACATCTCCTCTTCCCTGGTCTCGCCTGGCACGGTGTTCCAGCAGCGCTACGAAATTCTCTCCATCCTGGGCGAAGGAGGCTTTGGGCAAATCCACCGCGCGCGCCAGCTCGTCACCGGGCAGGAGGTGGCGGTCAAGGTGCTGCGACAGTGGCAGAACGAGAGCGCGCCTGCCGTGGCTCGCTTCAAGCGGGAGATGCGGCTGTGTGCTCAGCTCCATCACCCCCACATCGTCCGGCTCATCGACTCGGGGAGCACGAGCGAGGGGCTGCTGTACACCGTCTTCGAACTCGTTCCAGGACAGACGCTGGCCGAGGTGCTCGCCGCACAGGGAGCACTCGGTCCATGGGACGCCGTGCAGCTGATGATGCAGGTGCTCGACGCGCTGGCGTGCGCGCACGGCCACGGCATCGTCCACCGCGACCTCACGCCTCAAAACATCATGGTGACGGCCACCGGGGTGCTGCGCCACGCACGAGTCCTGGATTTCGGGCTGGGCACACTCCTCCCCGAGGGGAACCAGGAAACGAAGACGCCCGTCACCCTGAGCCGGGAAGGGTTGGGGACTCCGGCCTACGCCGCCCCCGAGCAGCTCCGCGGCGATCCCGCCTCGCCTTGCTCGGATCTGTACTCCTGGGGCCTCATCTTCCTGGAGTGCCTCACCGGCCAGCCAGTCATCAAGGGGCACACGCTCCAGGAAGTGCTCTACAAGCAGCTCGGCCCCGACCCGTTGTCACTGCCGCCCGAGTTGGAGGAGAACTGGTTGGGTCGGCTGCTCCAGCGGGTCCTGGTCAAGGAAGCGCGGGAGCGGAACGTCACCGCCCCGGAGTTGCTGCGGCAGCTCGAGGCAGGCCTGCGCGAAGGTCGGCTGGGAGGAGCCGCGGCGGGCCCCGTCAGGACGGAGCCGATGGCGGACAGCCACGGCGAGCTGCGTCAGGTCACGGCGGTGTGCTGCGGGCTGGCGGTCCCTGGCGAGGGCTCCGAGGTGCTCGATGTGGAGGAGTTGGACCAGCTGCTGCGGGCCCAGTACGAAGCCTGCGTGGAGGTGGCGGGACGCTTTGGCGGCTCCGTGGGAGGTGCCCTGGGAGACAGGGTTCTGATCTACTTCGGGCTTCCCCATGCCGCGGAGGACGATGCGCGGCGCGCGGCCCGAGCCGCGCTGGAGATGGCGGCGGAGGTGGAGCAGCGCGGTGTCGGGCTCGCCGCGTCCCAGGGTCCGCGCCTGGCGCTTCGCGTGGGCCTGCACACCGGCCTCGTCATCTATCGGGAGCCCCAGACTGACGCTCTCGGCCGCATGGTCCAGGTTGGACAGACGCCACGAGAGGCCGCCCTGCTGGAGGCCATGGCGGAACCTGGCACCATCCTCGTCAGCGCACACACGGCGCCACTGCTGCGCGAGCATTATCTCCTGGGACCCGCTACCCTCTCCGGAAGAATACCGGGCGCCCATGGCCCGGGCATCTCCCGTCTGTATGGTGCACTGCAAGCGGAGTCAGTGACCCCTGGCCGCGAGGAGCGGCCCTTGTTCGGCCGCGCCGGGGAGTTGGAGCTGCTCCAGCAGCGCTGGATCCAGGTGCGGCAAGGACAGGGGCAGACCCTGCTCATCATCGGCGAGCCGGGCATGGGCAAGTCCCGGCTGGTGCGGGAGCTGATGCGGCAGGCGGGGAAGACTCCCCACTTGCTGCTGGAATGCCGGTGCGCCCCCGAGAACCGCCAGAGCGCTCTGCGCCCGGTGGTGGAATTGCTCGAGCGTCTGCTGGGCATTCAGCGCAACTGGTCCGCCGAGCGCTCGCTGGGCGCGCTCGAGGCGCTGCTGTCACGTTATGGGTTCAACCTGGCCCAGACGATGCCGCTGTTCGCCCCCCTGCTCAACCTGCCGCTCGGCGCGCGGCACCCACCGTTGGAAGTCTCACCGCAACGCCACAAGGAGCTGACCTTCAACGCGCTCATCTCGCTCTTCTTCGAGATGACCACGGAGCACCCGGTGCTGCTGCTGATGGAGGATCTGCACTGGTCGGACCCGACGACGCTGGAGCTGGTCGGCCACCTCTCCGAGGAACTCGCCCCCACCAACCTCCTGTTGGTGCTCACCGCCCGCCCCGAATTCTCCGCGCCCTGGCAGACCTCGCGGTTCCTCCAGCTCCGGCTCAACCGACTGGAACCCCGAGAAGTGGAGCGGATGGTGGCGGGGCTCGCCGGAAGCATGACCCTGCCGCGCGAGGTCATTGAACAGGTCGCCAGCCGCGCCGATGGCGTCCCCCTCTTCGTCGAGCAGCTCACCCGGGTGATGTTGGACGACTGGCCCGCTCAAGGGCAGGGGGCGCCCACGCGCGAGCCCGAGCCAGCCATTCCCACCACCCTGAGGGACCTGCTGATGTCTCGACTGGACCGGCTGGGCCCGGCGCGGGAGACCGCCCAGTATGCAGCGGCGCTGGGGCGGGAGTTCAGTTACGAGATGCTGCGGGCGGTCTCCGCGCGCGAGGAGACGGCTCTGAAGAGAGAGCTGGCCATCCTGATGGAAACGGATCTCGTCCAACGTCGCCGCGGTGCGCGTGGCATGACCTATCTCTTCAAGCACGCGCTCATCCAGGATGCGGCCTACGCGTCGATTCTGAAGAGTCGTCGGCGGGAGATGCACAAGACGATCGCCCGCACGTTGGAGGAGCGCTTTCCAGAGGTGGTGGAGAGCCGCCCGGAATTGCTGGCCCGGCACCACGAGGAAGCCGGACACGCGGAGAAGGCGGCGCACGCTCTGCACCAGGCCGGGCAGAAAGCGATGCAGCGCGCGGCCTATCCGGAAGCCATCAGCAGCCTGATGCACGCCATCAAGCTGGCCTCCACACTCTCCGAGCCTCGGGCACGAGACCGGATGGAGCTGGAGCTGCGCGCCACGATGAGTGGAGCACTGATCGTCACCGGCGGCTACTGCTCGAAGGATCTGGAAGCAAACTGCCTGCGTGCGCGTGAGCTGTGCTCACACCTGGGGAAGCCACCGGAGCTTGTGCCCGTGCTCTACACCCTGATGGTGGTGCATCTGACGGCCAGCCAGCTGGCACCCACCCTGGTCTATGCACGTGAGCTCCTGGAAGCCGCTCGCACCCATCCCACACCCCTGAACGAGATTACGAGCGCCCACGGCCACGGCCTCGTGCTCTTCTATTCGGGGAGGCTCGAGGAGGCGCGAGCCGAGTTCCACCGCTCCACGCAACTTTACTCTCCAGAGCTCCACGACGTGCTGGTACGGACCTATGGAGATGACCATGGCCTGCATTCCCTGGCCCATCTGGAATGGCTGTATGCGCTGACGGGCGAGATCGGGAAGGCGCGCGCATTCATTGCCCGCACGCTCGCGCAGGCCGAGCAACAATCGGATCCCCTGGCGCAAGCACTCGCGCGAACCTTCGCCAGTATCACGCACCGGCTCCTGCGGGAGCATGAGAAGGTCAGGGAGTTGAACGAGCGCACCATCCCCATGTGTGCCGAACAGGGCTTTCCCTTCTGGCTGGCGATGGTCAGGCAGAGCCAGGGGTGGGCTGTTGCCATGCAGGGGCAGGTCGACGAGGGGATCCGCGAGATCGAGCAGGGCTCCGCCTTCTTCGAGGCCATCCAATTCAAGATGCGCGCCTGGCATCTGTCCAACTTGGTGGACATCCACATGGCCTCGGGCGACTACGAGCGAGGCCTGACGCGCGTCGAAGAAGCGATCCACCTGGCCGAGACGTACGTGGAGAGTTTCTATCTCCCAGAGCTGTTCAGGCAGAAGGGGGAGTTGCTGCGGGCCCGAGGAGAGCCCGACACCCAGGTGATGGAGTGGTTCGAGCGGGCCCTGGCCAAGGCGCGTGAGTCGAAAGCGGCGTTCTTCGAGTTGAGGGCCGCGAAGAGCATGGCTCGATTATTGGAACAGCAAGATTCACGGGCACGAGCCCGCGAGCTCCTCTCCACCGCCATGGCGAAGATCCACGGCGGCGATGACACCGTGGACTACCGTGAGGCCGCGCAACTGCTGGAGCGGCTTTCCGCGGCCTGA
- a CDS encoding DUF2019 domain-containing protein, translating to MIDLQGLVAEFTRHVQAETEAAWRGDSKTANKHVDQCLAVFDKLRAHGDTGRDALAVLFTHPRMDVRVSAAALLLRHRTAEAKAVLEEAAKGKGLVPFEASQALKRWEEGTWALDPADEDAGPPEAARPAPSSKRSRPRTERPAPDKRRGSKRDKRDG from the coding sequence ATGATTGATTTGCAAGGTCTTGTGGCGGAGTTTACGCGGCATGTACAGGCAGAAACCGAGGCGGCTTGGCGGGGCGACTCCAAGACAGCGAACAAGCATGTTGATCAGTGCTTAGCCGTGTTTGACAAACTGCGGGCTCATGGTGACACCGGACGGGATGCGCTCGCGGTGCTCTTCACGCATCCGCGAATGGACGTGCGTGTGTCGGCGGCGGCGCTGCTGTTGCGCCATCGCACGGCGGAAGCCAAAGCGGTTTTGGAGGAAGCAGCGAAGGGCAAAGGACTGGTCCCTTTTGAAGCATCCCAGGCGTTGAAACGCTGGGAAGAGGGTACATGGGCCCTAGACCCCGCCGACGAGGATGCGGGGCCGCCGGAAGCAGCCCGCCCGGCACCTTCCAGCAAGCGCAGCCGACCACGCACGGAGCGCCCCGCGCCTGACAAACGGAGGGGGAGCAAGCGGGACAAACGCGACGGTTGA